The genomic window ttAGCAGTTTTTTTCTATGAAGTGGAAACTGATTTCAAGTCTTCTGCCTCTCCTCCAGGTCATGTGCACTGCTTGTCTGGTAAGGATTTTTGCctctatgtgtgtgtatgcaggTTCTTCTGAGCTAAGCAAGCTGATGAGAGGTAGTACTGAATCAGTAGAATCAGGCATTTCATAAAGGTTGCAGAACAGGGAAGTGAAAGCTATTGTTAGTCTTCAGATGAAAATACCTCCGTCTCCAGATCAAGAAGCTGTCAGTATGTGCTTGTTAGAGAATGGTCCCCTGAACTTTGCAGTGTACCATTAAATTCATACACGCTGAAAAGACGTAGCAGTGAACAACACCTCTGAGTATTCTATCTTCCAAATTATACAGGTAGCAATTTCACTTCACGCTCAATTACCACTTTTTGCCTATTTAAGAACGTGttttctcattttccctttcGTTACTTGAAGAGGAGAAATGTGTAGATTGATTCATAGAAGTCTGTTTACAAATAAAGTCAAGAATATAAAAACTGCAGAGAATGCCACAAAACATGAACTGGATTCTCACGTGAACTTCTTGTTTTCACATCAATTTATGCTTAAGTGTGGTGAACAATCTGCATATCTCCGTGACTCTTAGAAGGGGGCAGTTTGCCTGACTTCCATTTGGAATTGTAGTTTGCTCTAGATTCATTGAAAAGTAAAACACACACACCATTGTCAAGAATTACAACATATATTTCTTTCCCAGAAATATTGAGAAGTGTctgaagtgttttaaaaacaggagtgaataaataaaacagagtAGTAAACATAAGAGCATAAGGAGTGCTGAAAGTAAATTTTATCATGTTTTCTGAGAAGTTTATATGTTTAAACCTATTTTATCTGGAACCTAGTGATGAATAGGTTTTGTCTTCAAAGAGCTTGCAATATGATATTTTTTTCAGGGTtacaataattttatttgtaattatgtaataaaattaactgtatccctaAAAATAATTGCTCACTGAAATATACTGAGAAgtttctattttgtttctttggtcTGTTTCAtgcaggaaagaagggaaagggaacGAAAGCTGAGCAAAGAAATGTCAGAGAAAGCCACAAAGGAACTAGAAAAAATGAAGTTACAAGAAAAGGCCGAAGTAAAATATAAAGAATGGTTAAAGAAGAAGAGAgctgaagaggcagaaaaaaagaagaaagagaaggtaTTAAATCAACTACCCATTTATTTGGATGGCATCGCCTAATCTGTAATTTATAATAAATGTATTGATTTATTGAATTGATTAGAATTTATCGAATGGCGGTGTTGTACATGACAAAAACTTTCAAAAGTTGCCGTGTTAGTGAACTGAAGACAGTGAGGTATGGTCAGCAAAGCAAGATGCATATTAATGCATTTTTGTTAATAGTCTTTGCAAACCCACTGCGAGTGTGATATGGTAAGGGAAAGAGAAATGCAAACCACACAGTGTACCTTTATTATTCAATCTGTTGCAGGGTGACCCAGACAGAAAATGGGCATTTTTCTCCCAGCATCACTATTACCATTATAGTTGCACATATTTCtagttaaaagcattttttttcatatctctCTGTACCAATCTGATGCTGAGAGTTctaattttaatgttatttcatattaattaatcacctatatatttttatagtgaGTTTCAGAACACCTCTTACTTGTTTTAAGCTTCCTAAAGTACGGGCTTTGAGGTCCTCTAGTTCACTAAAACAAATGCTTTCAGGACTCATCTGGAATTCCTCTGAATTATCACATATTGGTAATGATTATGCCTGAAAACGATGAAATATGTGACCAGATGTCCTATCTGTGAAGTTGATTGgttgtattttaatgtaattaacaTTACAGTATAATTTTTTAGTAGAATATGTCATATTCTAGTGCTACACTACCAGCGTAGCTAAGTGTATGAGAGGATTGTGGTGAGAAGAGTTTATGTATATTCCCCTTGTAATTACAGCAGTTGTTCTTAAAGTGCAGAACACATTTGTAAGTATTTCACAATCATTTATTTGGATTAACTTGAAAATACCGTCAGCTCTATCAGATCAATTTTCCGGCCTTAATGACCTTAATTTTGCAGTCTTTCAAAATTTCCCATATAATTAAAACATGCTTAAATATTCTGTACTGATGATGTTGATTTCCTGTTTAACAAACTAATTCTGTGTCTCTGCTGAGCCTCCAAAATGCACAGCACAAAGACTTTGAAACCCAAGAGGACAGAAGTCATCAGTCAGATTTAAACCACATGCATTCTTTTAGTTATGTCTTCATTACGTCGGTTCTTACAAGCCATGTTCACAGTATCAATTAAACTTAGTTTAAATCCAAATGCCGTGCCTAAACACACTGTTTTCACTCTTACTTCTGATTGATGGTTCCCTAAGCCTGCTCCAGGCTTGGAAGCAACCCAGTGATGTCTGATACAGGTGTATGAATAGTGGTAAATGAGAAGAGGGGATGGCTGTCCCAGATGCAGCCTCCTTAGACTAACTGCAGCACAGTGGGCCTTGGGCATCTGCCCATTATGTTCAGAGTATCTTCTACATGTAGTCTTCCAAAAGGTTTCGGAGAgctttttctcagagaaataCTGAATTAATATGATTAATGTggaggttgatttttttttttaatttttttttttcagacaaagaaaaaaaaaatcaccttttctaTTGTCAGGAAAGCATATTTGTGTTTGAAAACCTATTTGAAATATATTCAGCAGTCCGGGAATCTGCAAAAGATTTATTTACCATTTTATTATGTATAGTGTACAGGGCTTTGTCTATcagtttcttaaatattttttttttaattacttttaggaaaaagaaaaagaaagggaagctGAGCTacaggagaagaaagaaagatcaGAGAAGATCTTTAAGGAATGGCTCCATAATGCTAGAAATAAACCACGTCCTGTTTTAAATGGTTATGGCTTTCCACGTGGGAAGGCTACAGGTTTGTACTTCTACTACACATAGGTAGTGACTTAGCTCTGTGGTTCCTTCCcactaattttttaatgtaaaatgagGCCTGTTAAAGATTTTAATCCAGTAGCTAATTTTGGCACATGGGAATGAATATCTCATATGGTATAAGTCAGAGAAGCTGTTACTCTGAGACCCTTTGTGCATTTTTTGTAGACCCTCATGTTATTTGGgagaaaaatgataaaatttgAGAGAATAATGTGGCATACCAAATAATAACTGATTTtgatctcatttttttccttatcaggCATAGGAATCCCTGGCACCCATTACTGGTTCCTGTGAAGCAAATGGGTTACGTTAGCATCCCTGTAAAGTTAGTGTTTGTGTTACAGAAGGTCTGTGCCACCTTACGGCACCTGAATCCCCCTTAGAAAAGAGATGGGGTTTTTAGAGGCAGAGATTAATAAGAGGCTGACAGAAGTTGTGCCTGAAAAAGGAGTTGTGGGAATCAACCTGTGTTCTGAGCTAAGATTTCTGTTTAGCTTCATACCTGCACTGCACCTTCTTGGGTTCTCTAAttctattccttttttattttaaagagaatgcggtgctttatttttgtattttttgtcatCCCACAAGGTAGAAAAGCAAAAGAGCTTTAACAAATAGTATTGCATTATATGCTTGagtatttaattaaattttcttttaaaaaatatatacttttgcctttattttttcataaaattaaaataattgttattaTTTGAATtcacaacagaaaatatttcaggaccTATATTCCAGGCTCTGAATGTTTAAGAAAATGTACAAAGCAAGGGAACAACCTTTTGCTTACGTCTGTTGCAAAAGATGGTGATACACTTTGCCTTCGTGTTTTGTTTTGGAACTTTATTACTTCCCTACAGCTGCAATCACTTGTTTAagtgatttttgaaaaatatttctctacttGGTTGTGTTCATTCAGTACAATGTATTACAGATGTTGTTTCACCCATCTATGGGATGTATGCACTGAAATTTCACTACAGACAGATGACTGATAGGGCAACATGTTCCTTCTGTTACATTTTAGGTTTTCTGATACTGCTTTACGGGCCTTAGATTATTAATTAGGTTATTAGTGGATATGTGGGTAACTAGTGTATTTTTCTCCTCAATAAAATGAATAACAAGCAAAAATGGAAAGAATATGTGAGCTTTGCATGCGTGGTGACAGGAAGTTTTATGCTTTGAAATAATGCAAAGTAGCCACTTCATAGACATTTACAGCTTTTAAGTATACAACGGACTTGAGCATTCTGAATGTTAGACAGCATTCGACCTgcttattattttaaacaaagatgaaaaatatgccagttattggggaaaaaaaaaaaaaaaagtggaagactTATTactttgaaacatttaaattatgTGATGTGCCCATGCCATCTATGCCTCTGATAACGCTGTTTTGTTATTCCAGATGATTATTAGAACTGCTTGCATTGTAAAGCTTGTAGTTACTCTTTTTTAGTTATGtgtattttctaaatgttttaggGTATGCTGATGGAAGCTTGTATCCAGTTCCAGCATATTGTAACCCCATTCCTTGGAAACCTGTACACGTGCCTCCTCCAAAGGAAGACAATGTTCTTACCATGAAGAAGAGTAAGAGACCTGTATCTAGCAGGTCACATGTGTCTTCGCCTGTGGTAATTTATAAACCCAAGAACAACCTTTGTATTGGATCCTTGTGCAGAAAGCAGTTatagtacagaaaacaaaactactCACATGATCTTGAGTGAACCAGGCCATAAATATGAAGGTATATGTAGTTATATGTCCAAAACAGgatgctgcttttttaaatttttgtgaacagattttgTATTTACAGCTAACTGACCAATgagctttttatattttttgttttttactttgcattttagtaaaagagaaaaaagggaaaaaagtcatATTTAGTCAATTGTGATGAGACTGTACCTCAATAAAACACAcaggtttgtttcttcttttcctcttttgttgTTGAAGGAGTTCTTTTGTGTATGTGACTTATTCTTTTGGGCAACGGTATTACTGGGTTATTTTAAAGGTGCTCATTATAACAGACTTTAAAACAGTTCTTAATGAGAAGGAATTCAAGGCCTGTGTGCAGTTGCAGGGCTGTGATGTCACTGGGATTGCAGAGGTGTAGATGGCTGGAGTGCTGCCGTGGATGGATGCAGGCTCTTTGGGAAGCACCGGCTGGgacagagaggaggagagagcgGCAGGAACTCATAAAGTTTTGCCCAAGGATCAATGATTAGCCAGCTGAGACCTAATGAGTTAAGATTCAGAAGGGAGACCAAGGTGGGTGATGTGGTGGGCATGTGCTACAGAGCGCCCGATCAGGAAGAAGTGTGTGACTTTCTTCAGGCAGTTGGAAGAAGCGTTATGCTTGCAGCCCCTGGTCTATAGGGACGCTTGAACCACCCTGAAATCTGCTGGGAGAGCAACACCTCAGGGCTCAAGCAGTCAAGGGGGTTTCTGGAGAGCACTGGTAATTTCTTGACACAGAAATTTTCCCCTGACGCAGCTGGCACAGGAGCTGCCAAGGGGAGGCTCTTTGCTGGACCTGATATGTACGAACAAGGGAGAACTGGTCAGGGATGCGAAGGTTgagggcagctctgcctgcaatGACCATGCAACAGTGGATAACCGGCCTGAAACAGAATAATGGAACTGAATTCTTACTGGAATTCCGGTTTAGAGATTTTAGAAAATACTAATAAATATCTaaagtaattattctttttttttctgccaaccAAAGATAGCATTATTTTTCCTCCACCATATTTTCTGTGGAAAGGTTTATACTGTCTTCAGAATCAGAATGTTTCATTTGGAGACAGCCAACTTTAAGTGGATTTACAACCCCTAAAATAGCAACTTTAAGATGAGGCTGTTTCTGTAGCTTATCTATAACACTGTAAATGCAGTTCTGCTCTAACTAAATTACCAATAAGGTTAAGGCAAGATAGCTCATGAGTGTACATATTTGCTCTGATTCAATCACCATAATGGTTTTGCTGATCAACAAAGAGAaatattgtttggattttttccaACAGGATTTCAACCACACAATAGAATGATCTGGCCTTGTAGCATAATTTAAGAATGTATGCTACAGAAAGCTGTAATTTCATGCTGTTTGTgccaaataattaatttatacCATTCTTTCTCAGATGTTAGAAAGATAAAATCTTAACACTTTGTGGTAGCTTAAATAGCATTTTGTACTCTCTTACAAAGTTCTCTCCTGGATTTCTCTGCTCATGAAATTTCACAGTAGATCAAGTTGCAGAATCTCAAATTACTTACTAGAAACAATCCAAAATCTTGCATCTTGATGTCTATGTTGCTAAAATAATATGACTCAGCCTCATCTTATTTTCATCCCCTTGTTTTTGCAGAATTTCTGGTTGTAAGAATTCATAAACCACTTCAAAATCCTGGCTGCATCCTTCTAGGATTCACAACCTTTCCTCCTGTCCATCTGTCAGTCATAAACAGACTGCCACATTCACCCTCACTGTGAAGGATTACATCTTCTATGAGCTTTTACTGGTTTGGAAAATTGCTGTGTAGGTGCTCTGTAAAGTAGCATGACTTTCCAGTAATTGACGGTGGATATTCACACAGATGTTTCAAGGCTGAAAGTCTACAAGTAGTAAAGCGGATCAAAAGAAGTCATAGAAGAACATACGATGAGTAAGAGGTCGCTATTACTGCAGGCAGCCTTGCATTCTTAGGAAGTAGTCTGGTTAATGTAGCACAATGCAACTTCACTGTTGGAAGTTTTTGTTACTGGTTCTAGTGTGGGGCCAAGGTTTCACCTGAACCCAATAATTGCATCAGATTCTAATAATGTTCTTGCTAGTGTAATGtttaattgtaaattaatttcttaatttatcGTTTTGAAGACCAGATTGAAGAGCGGTCAATAGTCCTAATAccattttcactggaaaatttttGTGAGTAAATATGAAAGATTTCACACTTTATTGCTGTGGTCAAAAGGTGAATGTTCCAGACTGCTGTCCCCTGGGCAACATCATAAGCTGTTTAAACTCAGTAATGAATAGGAAATCTGAGCACCCTGATCTAGTAAAGCGTATAAACACTTGATTAACTTGAAATATGTTAGGGAGATCACTGATAAAGCAGGGCTAAAGCAGTCATACTTTCCTGGATTAGAGGCCTAGCACCTAAAGCCTATTCAGTTAGCATAGCCTTCATTTCATATATAatgttttgtccatttttttaCATGTGTAACTCATTTTATAATAACCTATTAGACAATTCTCTATAACTGTAGTTAAGGGAGAGTAAATTTTTGCAAGACTTCTGCTTAATATATTGACTCAAATATTTGCTTGGTCTAATTTAGTGACTTAAGCAGGgattgcaaatatttaatttacagGAAAATTTGAATTTATAGAAAATTGGCAGAGTTGGGTGATTTGAAAAGTGAGATATTTGAAGCTCTTAATATCAAAATCTGTTGAACCGTGCTATGGCCAGATGCAAGGTTGGATTCAATTATGTCAATGATAATGATATTTTTACAAAGGACtcagactttgttttcttttactgaagtcaactgaaataatttcagtattaTTGACACTTAACAATGAGAAGTGGTTAACTTGGCTAGATAAATATCATAATAGGTGCTTTTGTGTATAGGCTCTGTGGAAGATGGGTCTTTGACTTTCACAGGTAATTTGTTCAAAAAATGCAAGGTTGTGTGTTTGGGGATTAAGGCAACAAGTTGTTAATAAGTAATCCAGCAATGCCAAAATGTTAATAGATGCTAGAATGTTTTCTCAGTAACTTGAGTCTgactaaaaccaaaaaacccctacaaGTTTTATTATACAGTCTCACCATATATGATTGTACACAGGTATGAAACCCATAAAGTATAAGTACTTTTTGTTAAGATGCTGATCAGGGTAAGAAGCAACTCTTCACTTTCCCTTTTACACTGACACATGTGCATCCATCTTGAATTAACAGTTAGTGAAAGCTATGTAGAATATTTATCGGTATCCAGGAGGAAAGTGAGATGACTGAGTTCAAAGAGCCCTTCAAAGATACCGATATAAACCCACACTTCAGCCTTTGCTAACAAATTTGTGATCAAGTTATAGAGGATGGGTCCCAGGAATTCCTGTGTTGTTCTTGTTAAGCGAGTGTGCTAGTTTAAAGGGCTAACACCAATGGTTTTATTTCCCCTGTTCGGAAGGGATTTCTCTCTGTTTGTTAGGATGTCTGTTCCAGTTGAGCATAGCTCACAGCACGTTGAGTTAAGCACTGACAAATGTATAAAAGGACATGTGAAATTTGCAAAAACATTTTCCATACCAGATGTTAACAGCCAAGGATGCAGGAAACAAAGATGACAGATGGCAACTGAGGCTGCAGCTGTGAATGGGCAGAATATGGTACCTgtgttgcatttatttatttcatgtgaCATAGAAATGTATGCAGTGTTGAACTGGAACAAGGGAGTTATTGTGCTTATCCAGCACTTTTTTCTGTGTCACCCTATGCACAGTTTATCAGAGGTGTATCAAAAATTTCCCAAACCAAGTGTGAATGACAAAAGCTTGAAGTACCCTCATCGGTCGAATATGGACAATGTGATATTTATAAAGGTAAGTTCCAAAGATGCTGCATTGATACAGGCTTGAACATGAAAGCTTTTGGCAAACACTTGTTTATAAAGTTCCAGGCTATTGCAGCTGACAAACTGTACAAAACTTACTTATTTCCTTGTGTGTACTTCAAGGTCAAATGGCTTTCCAGAACTTAGTACTGTTTCATATCCAAATTCTTGTACTCctcagaaaggaaaatgggaggGTAAGTCTGTTTAACTGTACCAAGATTCTTGGTGTAGGGGAAGTGGGTAATATGAGCCCAATGAATTTAGCAAGGAAAGTATTTTCATACTGATTTAATCTGCTAGTAATAGAAGAAATTACAGGCATTATAATTTGAAGAAACTCTTAAGATCCAGGTGctgttgctggtttgtttttttttttcctcttttttttttttctcttgtttttttcttgttttttaggTGGAAGTTTCTAGTGAACTATTTGTAAAGTCAATGCTTAAATGCTGACCATGGAACTATTTCCACTCCCATATTGGTTAAGCTGAATAGCTTTGAAAATTGGTAAGATTTTGTGTAATCTCCTGAATGTAGTGGATGTGCTGGTCATGTTTCATGAGATTCCAACACAaacaaatctttgaaaaaaaacctcccTACTTATTTGTTATTTCAGGTGGTCTGGGTGTGTTGCTCATACATAAAATTGTTAGGGTTCTTCTAAGACTGCTTCAGAGGTATAATATTTCAGGATTTAAATGCTTAAACAGGAGTAAGGCAACTAAGCTTCAACATTATGCCTTTTAAAACTattgaaaaatgtcatttcaCCTTTCAACTTACCCTTAAGCCTTTGATACTTTTAAAGCATAATCCTCTTGTAAAGCAGTTGAAATGTTTGGTATAGTCACTTGAATTATTAATCTACTTCATGCCTTGTTCAGAGTTTTGAGTGGTGATTTATCATTAATTTACTGTCCTTGCCAATAAATTTATAGAATTTGACCTCCCTCAGACATTGCTGTTGAAACAGTTGTGGTTTATATAGAATAATTTACAAGTAATAATGATTCCAGAGCTTCTGGCCTACAAAATAAGATATGTGAGTTTAAGTCCATGATCCATGAACTTTTACTTACATATGCAAAGTAAAATACTTCCAGCAGAAGGGTTTAAACATCTCCACGTAATATATTCTCATTTGGCCACTAGGTCACTCACCTGAATACCCATGGGAGAAATGAATGGAAATCACTGGTAAGTGTTGACTACTGGTAAATAaagtgctttgattttttttttttacggtaGTTCTGGGATAAATTTCTTTTAATCATCTTACATATTATTTATAGTAACAAATAAAAATTGGTTTATGTCAAAAGTCTAATGGTGAATGGACAATGCTTTAGGCTtttgatcttgataaggacagaTGTAGCTTGGATGCAGTTTGAATGATGTTTTACGAGGAAAGGATTGAGGTGAGAAAATGTAATTCCTCTATTGATGCtaaaatcttaattatttttacaactgTGTCCCTTAGCATCTAAGTTACAGTGAAGGTTTTGCTGCACACAGCTGGTTGGCAGGATACAAATGCACGGATGGTGACTCATGTTTGTGCACTGCAACTTGTGTTTCCCTGTGTGGTCAGCAGAGAGGCTAGCTAGGAAGAGAAGTAGGATTAATTAGCATTTTGACTTTATTCGTAATACAGGTATTGCAATACTGTGCTACTCTTCCCTTTTAATTTTGCACATATTCAATTGTAAATTATGTTTAAGTCCTAGATAAAAAAAGAGTTTGCAATCTAGACTTTCTAGACCAAATCACTGGTAAACAAAAGACACACCTCACAAGTTAATGATATGATCTACAAAGTGTATCCAGggcttggtttgttttcttcttccttctaaTACTATGAagcatttttgttctgttttatctTGGGACTTTTTCAAGAGTAGAAACAtgtatgaaattatatttttatttgcataaagATTTCAAATGTACTTCTCTTGGAGTcttaatatatataatatgtgtatttttatatatatgaaaaacatTTGTCTAAGTTGTAGTGTTGCTTCAGTTTCTTAAGACAAAAGGGAAGTAAAATGAATAAGCATAAGCTTTTGAATCATGATctcaaaaaataattcttgtcTAGCTGTGTACAGTTTGTAGGATTACACAGTATACACTTTAATTAACATTGAGACAAAATATAGTGGGCAAAGAATGCTGTCTTGTGATGAAATCAAAGAACTCGATTTAAAGCTCCCAAGTTAGGTATCTGACTCTGCTTCTGACTTTGTTAGATCTAGGACAAGCTAAGTAACCTCTCACCAAAGTTAGAGCATGTCTGAAAGCTACCAGCTTTCATAAATTAGCACTTTTGATTGCTAGGTAAAAACACATATATGAAACAGGGTGTAGGAGGCTCGGTTACACTGAATAGCTGAGTGACAGGGGAGACTTTAAATTGTCTGGCTTTTCTTGTAATAGCCAGCATGTACAGTATTACTTTTGACTGCACTGATGATCCATTGCTATAAGAGGCACTGTCTCAAAACAGATGCAATTAAATATTATCTAGAAACCAGATCACTAAATGTTTTCCATGACTTCgctttaattttgtttctatctTCGTTGCCACGTTGTTGTTCTTGATTATGAGTTAAAGGCATGCTCTGCTAGGCAACTAAATGCACTTTGGcaataagaacattttaaaaagctaagaaatataataaaagctTACTGGTAGAGCATAAACCAAGCTCAAAGAATGTCTGGAACTAACATTATAATCCAGAAGTGCTTgccctttcaaaagaaaaaaaaaaaaagaaaaaaaaaaaaacccttggcaATAAAGGAAATTATAACCAATTGTAATACCCAACACTGCACAAATAAATACTATCTACAGAGCAGTTATTACTAAGTAAAAGTTTTCCACTCTTTTACCAGTTATAAAACATGGTAACTTTTCAACACTTTAAGCCTACCCCAAATCGCTTTGGTAGTTTTTTAggggaataaaaacaaaaaccacaaggcaaaaaagaaacaactgctCAACCAATCCCATATGAAACCTTGACTCACTGCAGCCTGAGGCATAGTTTAGAATCCAGCTTTTTGGAAAGACGAGTTCTTCCTGTTgctggagaagggaggggagggatgaAAGTCTGTGTCATGGATTTCAAATGCAACTTGATTTGCAACATCAAGAATTGGTCACAGTGTACTTTCAAGAGTggttttaagtgctttttttttttttttttccttaggtgaTCAGTTTTTGATATGTCTCAGTGTGGGTCAATTTTAAGAAATTGCTTGCGAGTTTAAATTAGACATACCTTTCCTAAAATTTCTCTCAAATAATCGGAGACAAAGGAAGAGCAAAACTCACTTGAGTTCAgtttcatctcacctaacttcagACAGCTACCTCGTCAACTATTCTCGCTACGTTCTTTTATACCAATGAATACATATGGGTATGCTTAGGGTGCAACAATGGTCTTTGAGAAAGGCAAATTAAACTCTAGAAGTGTGTGTTTCTTTCCATTATATATAACTACTATCTTGGAGGGTATCTACCTTGCAGGTCTCTGCTTCTTGGTCAGGTTTATCCTCTCTGTGCCATTTCAGTTGACAGCTTTTGTAGCATTAGCTGTATCTCAAGATAAACCACGTCTATTATTATTGTCATGGTCACAGTTTTAATCTGagtcttgtatttattttttcattaaaatcctgGATTGAATGATAATCTCATTAAAAACCCACCTCAAAATGctatgaaaacagagaaaacttaGTGTTGTGATTTGTAAGCCAATGCCCCAATAATGTTCTGAGAATCAGCTCATGCTTTTTGCACTTTTTGGTAAGCAACCTTTCTGGTCAATCCAAACTAAATTTCTACTTGTTTGGCTTCCAGTTCTTTCTGTACATAAATTGCACCTCGCTATCACATTTAAGCTGTTACTGTGTCTCATAGCTAATTGAGACATTTGCTTTGAGATGGAGAAAACTGAGAAGCAAGTCTTGGAAGTATAAAGACAGAATTTGCCTGTATGCTTGTATAGGTTTCTGGTAGGACAGAAGAGTTACTAGTAGCCTGTATTATCCTC from Athene noctua chromosome 14, bAthNoc1.hap1.1, whole genome shotgun sequence includes these protein-coding regions:
- the CCDC34 gene encoding coiled-coil domain-containing protein 34 isoform X1 encodes the protein MSSVARTRGRRRRRPSRLSPPSSTSSEGQEPLSPSGGSPLSPASRPSSPSGEEEEEERAAASRSRRGDRKAEDSEIATGGKESPLKDNLSPWEEWFIGKEKELRARLQARAAEEMNIQLEKMKQKQEYERRKRIAEEKHKEWVQKKREEERRERERKLSKEMSEKATKELEKMKLQEKAEVKYKEWLKKKRAEEAEKKKKEKEKEKEREAELQEKKERSEKIFKEWLHNARNKPRPVLNGYGFPRGKATGYADGSLYPVPAYCNPIPWKPVHVPPPKEDNVLTMKKSKRPVSSRSHVSSPVVIYKPKNNLCIGSLCRKQL